In a single window of the Pontibacter russatus genome:
- a CDS encoding c-type cytochrome has protein sequence MKKALRITGYLLAVVIAAVAAGYIYLQYAFPNVDAAPVLSIEKTPALVERGKYLANHVAVCIDCHSTRDFSRYSGPLQPGTEGKGGDRFDHSLGFPGTFYARNITSDKETGIGAWTDGEVYRAMTKGVSKNGEPLFPVMPYKAYSQMKTEDAYAVIAYIRTLAPIRNEVPASDPDFPMNLILRTMPSDEAPMLEQTALEDEVTKGKYLLTISSCGDCHTPRDKGNPIEEMHLAGGSEFPTPDGGKLRSANITPDRETGIGNWTAEVFVQRFKSQEHPAAVAPGGPNTIMPWSMYAGMKEEDLRAIYSYLMTVKPINNKIERFTPPAKS, from the coding sequence ATGAAAAAAGCGCTTAGGATTACCGGCTATCTACTGGCTGTAGTGATAGCCGCCGTTGCCGCGGGGTACATATACCTGCAGTACGCCTTCCCGAACGTGGATGCCGCCCCCGTGCTCTCGATTGAGAAAACGCCTGCGCTGGTGGAACGCGGCAAGTACCTGGCCAACCACGTGGCGGTGTGCATCGACTGCCATTCCACCCGCGATTTCTCCCGCTACTCGGGGCCGCTGCAGCCGGGTACCGAGGGCAAGGGCGGCGACAGGTTCGACCATTCGCTGGGCTTTCCCGGCACCTTTTACGCCCGCAACATCACCTCTGACAAAGAAACCGGCATCGGTGCCTGGACGGACGGCGAAGTGTATCGCGCCATGACCAAAGGGGTGAGCAAAAACGGAGAGCCCCTGTTTCCGGTGATGCCCTACAAAGCCTATAGCCAGATGAAAACAGAAGACGCTTATGCCGTTATCGCCTATATCCGCACGTTAGCGCCGATCAGGAACGAGGTGCCCGCGTCTGACCCTGACTTCCCGATGAACCTGATTCTGCGCACCATGCCGTCTGACGAGGCGCCCATGCTGGAGCAGACCGCCCTGGAAGATGAGGTGACAAAAGGGAAATACCTGCTCACCATCTCCTCCTGCGGCGACTGCCACACCCCCCGCGACAAGGGCAACCCCATCGAAGAGATGCACCTGGCAGGCGGCTCCGAGTTCCCGACGCCTGACGGCGGTAAGCTCCGCTCTGCCAACATCACCCCCGACAGGGAAACAGGTATTGGCAACTGGACAGCGGAGGTATTTGTGCAGCGCTTTAAAAGTCAGGAGCACCCAGCCGCCGTGGCCCCCGGCGGGCCCAACACCATTATGCCCTGGAGCATGTACGCCGGCATGAAGGAGGAAGACCTGCGCGCCATCTATAGCTACCTGATGACGGTGAAGCCCATCAACAACAAGATAGAGCGCTTCACGCCTCCCGCAAAGTCGTAG
- a CDS encoding RDD family protein, giving the protein MELYKQEEDRFPIQLTYANFWIRFIAFLIDGFLTSLLLALVLLALDLPLVPDVADLESQMKLNLLSVAVGWLYYASFESSTYQATPGKQTMGIFVTDTGGYRISFSRASGRYFSKLLSGLLLLLGYIMAAFTPRRQALHDLIAGTLVLKYPLKGEKA; this is encoded by the coding sequence ATGGAGCTTTATAAGCAGGAAGAAGACAGATTTCCGATACAACTGACCTACGCGAACTTTTGGATCCGTTTTATAGCCTTCCTCATCGACGGTTTCCTCACTTCTCTGCTGCTGGCGCTGGTGCTGCTGGCGCTGGACCTGCCGCTCGTGCCCGACGTGGCAGACCTGGAATCACAGATGAAACTGAACCTCCTCAGCGTTGCCGTTGGCTGGCTGTATTACGCCAGTTTCGAGAGTTCTACTTATCAGGCCACCCCGGGCAAGCAGACGATGGGTATTTTTGTGACAGACACCGGGGGCTACCGCATCTCCTTTTCCCGCGCCTCGGGCCGCTACTTTAGCAAATTGCTGTCGGGGCTCCTGCTGCTGCTGGGCTATATCATGGCGGCCTTCACGCCCAGGCGGCAGGCCCTGCACGATCTGATTGCCGGTACGCTGGTGCTCAAGTACCCCCTTAAGGGAGAGAAGGCGTAA
- a CDS encoding RDD family protein gives MRAFYTPSESKEELASLETRLVAFALDVLLLLTLVGLADFLTFSSDEAAILLKPERLLHLLLGWLYFAGTETCSCQGTLGKHLMRLRVTSVSGGRISFRAASIRYFAKPLTLVVLLLRFLTDSGHISRTTFHDKLAKTKVVLQ, from the coding sequence ATGCGGGCGTTCTATACTCCATCCGAAAGCAAAGAAGAACTGGCCAGTCTGGAAACGAGGCTTGTGGCTTTCGCCCTTGATGTGCTGCTGCTGCTGACACTGGTGGGCTTGGCGGATTTTCTCACGTTCAGCAGCGATGAGGCGGCCATTCTGCTTAAGCCGGAGCGCCTGCTGCACCTGCTCCTGGGCTGGCTGTACTTTGCCGGCACCGAAACCTGTTCCTGCCAGGGCACGCTGGGCAAACACCTCATGCGCCTGCGCGTTACCTCCGTATCGGGCGGGCGCATCAGTTTCAGGGCCGCCAGCATCCGCTACTTTGCCAAGCCCCTGACGCTGGTTGTGCTGCTGCTGCGGTTTCTGACGGATTCCGGCCATATTTCCCGCACCACCTTCCACGACAAACTGGCAAAAACCAAGGTGGTGCTGCAGTAA
- a CDS encoding DUF4256 domain-containing protein, which produces MSHTTSSKKELSPAQREALLSALEARFTKNMNRHKGLEWAKVRARLEASTEKLWSLHEMERTGGEPDVVGHDSKTGEYIFYDCSAESPKGRRSVCYDREGLESRKEHRPENSAVDMAAAMGIDLLTEEQYRELQQLGHFDAKTSSWLQTPAAIRKLGGAIFADFRYGHVFVYHNGAQSYYAARGFRGSLRV; this is translated from the coding sequence ATGAGCCACACTACCAGCAGTAAAAAGGAACTGTCGCCAGCACAACGTGAAGCGCTACTCAGCGCATTAGAAGCCCGATTTACGAAAAACATGAACCGCCATAAAGGCCTTGAATGGGCAAAGGTGCGGGCAAGGCTGGAAGCCAGTACTGAAAAACTGTGGTCGCTCCATGAAATGGAGAGAACCGGCGGCGAACCGGATGTGGTCGGCCACGACAGTAAAACAGGCGAATACATCTTTTATGATTGCTCGGCGGAAAGCCCTAAGGGCCGCAGAAGCGTTTGTTACGACCGCGAGGGGCTGGAGTCGAGGAAAGAGCATCGGCCGGAAAACAGCGCCGTGGATATGGCTGCTGCCATGGGTATTGACCTGTTGACAGAAGAACAATACCGGGAACTGCAGCAACTCGGACATTTCGATGCGAAAACTTCGAGCTGGCTGCAAACACCTGCCGCCATCAGAAAACTCGGCGGCGCCATCTTTGCCGATTTCCGCTACGGCCACGTCTTTGTGTATCACAACGGGGCGCAATCCTACTATGCCGCCAGGGGCTTCCGTGGCTCGCTGAGGGTTTGA
- a CDS encoding formylglycine-generating enzyme family protein: protein MKALKKRRIDIEAIEELFITVPSGTVEMRDDRINKVWDVAIDTFNLAKFPVTQDLYEAVTLANPAAFKGGNLPVETVSWTEAVSFCNKLSEFLGKSQCYSIDSETKDITFDFKADGFRLPTEAEWQYACQAGTKNIRYGELNEIAWYKGNSEKRTQEVGKKQPNQWGLYDMLGNVWEWCTDIYDETVYGSYRVFRGGGWCDEERGVMATTRRRSHPYSFKIDDLGFRIAINLKN, encoded by the coding sequence GTGAAAGCATTAAAGAAAAGAAGGATTGATATAGAAGCGATTGAGGAGTTGTTCATTACGGTTCCGTCAGGAACCGTTGAAATGAGAGACGACCGAATCAACAAAGTTTGGGACGTTGCCATAGACACCTTCAATTTAGCTAAATTTCCGGTTACACAGGACTTGTACGAGGCAGTAACACTCGCTAATCCAGCCGCATTCAAAGGCGGCAATTTACCAGTTGAGACAGTTTCATGGACTGAAGCTGTCAGTTTCTGCAACAAACTGTCAGAATTTTTGGGGAAAAGCCAATGCTATTCCATTGACTCAGAAACTAAGGATATAACATTTGATTTCAAAGCAGATGGATTCCGATTGCCAACAGAAGCTGAATGGCAATATGCCTGCCAGGCGGGAACAAAAAATATCAGATATGGGGAATTGAACGAAATTGCGTGGTACAAGGGCAATTCAGAAAAGCGTACCCAGGAAGTCGGTAAAAAGCAACCAAACCAATGGGGGCTATATGATATGTTAGGAAACGTCTGGGAATGGTGCACAGACATTTATGACGAGACTGTTTATGGTTCGTATAGGGTTTTCAGAGGCGGGGGCTGGTGTGATGAAGAGAGAGGGGTGATGGCGACAACACGAAGAAGAAGCCATCCATACTCTTTCAAGATAGACGATTTAGGATTCAGAATAGCAATAAACTTGAAAAATTAG